CAACCACGGCGACGTCAAACGCTTCGACATGAACTGCATGGCCTGCCATCAGGGTATCATCAAAGGCGACGGCGAGGTCCTGCGCGAGCGCTGCTTCACCTGCCACAACGACACCGAGCGAATCGAGCGTTACGGCCAGACCGAGTTCCTCCACCGCACCCACGTCACCGATCACAAGGTCGAGTGCCTCAACTGCCACATGGAAATCAGCCACCGGATTCCGGCGCGCGAGGAAGCGCTGAGTACCGCCTGCCAAAGCTGCCACAGCTCGGCCGCGGGCCATTCGCCGGTGCGCGATCTCTACCGCGGCATCGGCGGCCGCGGCGTCACCCCGCGGCCGGCGGCTATGTACCTCGCCGGCATCCACTGCGAGGCCTGCCACAACCGCCCGCAAGGTGACGTCCAAACCGCCAACGAGGTCAGCTGCATGGCCTGCCATGGCCCCAAGTACCTCACCATCTATCGCGGTTGGCAGGCGGGGCTGAAACAACGAGTTGACGGCGTGCGCAGCGAGCTGCAAAAGGCCACCGCCGCCCTGGCAGCACAGCAATTGCCGGCAGACCCGCTGGCCGACGCCAAAGCCAATCTCGCACTGCTCGAACAGGGCCGGGCGATCCACAACCCCGGCTATGCGGTCGACCTGGTCAGCAAGGTGCACAGCGACATCACCGCGGCGCTGAGTGCCGCTGGCGCGCCGCCTAGTGCTGCCCCGCCGTGGGTCGAGGCGCCTTACCAGATTCAGTGCCTGAAGTGTCACATCGGGATCGAGTTACAGTCGGGTAGCGCTTTCGGTCAGCAGTTCTCGCATACGCCCCACGTCGCCCGCGCGCGCCTGCGCTGCACCGCTTGCCACGGCGGCCCCGACCGTCACGGCACTCTCACGCTCACCGCCGCCGGCTGCGCCAGCTGCCATCAGCGCATCGCTCAGCCTATGGCCGGAGTCGCCGCCGCCGACTGCCTGGCTTGTCACACGGCCGACATCGGGCAGGCGTTCGCGCAGGTTGCCTTCCCGCACGAGAAGCACATCGAGGCCGGGCTCGACTGCGAGATGTGCCACGCGGGCGTGGCCGACAAACCCCACCGCCAGTTCGCCCACTCGCCCGGCGCGCTGCCGCCGCGCGGCCACGGCTTTTGCGCCACCTGCCACGGCGGCGACGTGCTCGCCGACGACGGTAGCATGCCCGAGGGCGCCAATTGCGGCCTGTGCCACGCCAGCCCGTGAGCCCAGGCGCTGCGCACCTAGCCAGCATGCCAATCACTTGACGCGACAGCTGCTGAGTCTGCAATAGCAATGAGCTTGGCTTCTTATCGCATTAGGCTTTACTCGTTGACTGGCTGGTTGCCTCGGCAGCCATTGCGAGCTTTTACCTGGTCATCATTTAAGCGCAACTATGGATAGCCATAAGAAAGATTATGTAGACTACGCAGTGACCGGGTGCTACCCTGCACCGCAGTCTAGAGGAAGCGCTGAAGCTATGGCCCGTTCCCGCAACCCAAGCAGTAGTTCCTCCCACCCCGTTTCGGGTGCCGGCGCGCTCGGCGCTGCGGCAGGCGGCTGTGATGATTGAAGCCGCGCCCGCGCGCGCCCCCGCCGCGTCCTTCGCCATGCCGGGTTGAGCTGTCATCGCCAACCAACCGCGGCAGCGTGATGATCCCCTTCACCAACCTCCGTTCGAGGCTCCAGCTGAAAGGACTGAGGCGCATGATCAACGTCTTCCGCAAACTGCCCGATGCCGTGCTCCGTCTCGCGGTCGTCGTCATCCTGCTGGTGGCGGCCGTGACCACGGTGCTCTCCCTGCTCCCGCCCGAGTTGAAACGGGCCGACTTGCAGAAGGCCGCCGCGGTGCAGGCGGAGTTACTGCGCCCGGTCAAGTACGCCGGCGTGCCCGCCTGCGCCGAGTGCCATGAGGCGCAATACACGGAGACCAAGGGCGGCTACCACCGCAACGTCTCCTGCGAGACCTGCCACGGCGCGGCCAAGGCGCACGCCGAAAGCCCGATCGATATCAAGCCGCCGGCGCCGCGGGATCGGGCTTTCTGCCCGACCTGCCACGCCTACAATGCCTCGCGGCCGCGCGGCTTCCCGCAGATCAACCCGGTGATGCACAATCCCATGAAGGCCTGCATCGCCTGCCACCAGCCGCACGACCCCAAACCCCCGACCGTTCCGGGCGAGTGCTCCGCCTGCCACGGCGAGATCGAGCGTACCAAGGTGGTCTCGCCGCATGCCCTACTCGACTGCACCACCTGCCATACCACCCCCGAGTCACACAAGGTGAGTCCGCGGCTGGTGCGGCCGAGCAAGCCGAGCAGCCGCGACTTTTGTGCGCAATGCCACGGCCAGGACGCAGCGGTCGAAGGGCCGCCGAAGATCGAGGTCGCCACCCACGGCGAGAAGTACGTCTGCTGGCAATGTCATTACGCCCACATGCCGGAGGTGCATCATGAATAGGCGGCGGTTTCTACGTAAGCTCGCCTCCCTGCTGCTGGCCCTCGGGGTGCCGGCCGGATTCACTCGCCGGCCGGCGGCCGCCGCCCACAACGGCAAGAACGGCGGCAAGCCCTTTTACGGGATGGGGGTCGACATCGACAAATGCATCGGCTGCGCCAAGTGCATGGAGGCGTGCAAGATCGAGAACGAGGTGCCGGCGGAGCCGTTCTTCTTCCGCACCTGGGTCGAGCGCTACGTTATCAAGCGCGACGGCAGCGTCGCGGTGCAGAGCATCGGCACCGCCACCAACCCGTCGGCCGAGGCCGTTTCCGAGAAGGAGATCCTGCGCAGTT
This genomic stretch from Deltaproteobacteria bacterium harbors:
- a CDS encoding cytochrome c3 family protein; protein product: MRESIRTWAKRSAVTLVVFIPAGAAFMFLSIQVSSQPRFCGSCHFMAPYYESWKTSRHKEVACVECHIPPGITSEFRKKYEALAMVARYFTGTYSTNPWAEVDDQSCLRSGCHVKRVLLGRELYQGVLFDHQPHLTEMRREKQLRCTSCHSQIVQGSHISVTPTTCFLCHFKNAAPNSGTARCTLCHAIPDKMITTAGLSFNHGDVKRFDMNCMACHQGIIKGDGEVLRERCFTCHNDTERIERYGQTEFLHRTHVTDHKVECLNCHMEISHRIPAREEALSTACQSCHSSAAGHSPVRDLYRGIGGRGVTPRPAAMYLAGIHCEACHNRPQGDVQTANEVSCMACHGPKYLTIYRGWQAGLKQRVDGVRSELQKATAALAAQQLPADPLADAKANLALLEQGRAIHNPGYAVDLVSKVHSDITAALSAAGAPPSAAPPWVEAPYQIQCLKCHIGIELQSGSAFGQQFSHTPHVARARLRCTACHGGPDRHGTLTLTAAGCASCHQRIAQPMAGVAAADCLACHTADIGQAFAQVAFPHEKHIEAGLDCEMCHAGVADKPHRQFAHSPGALPPRGHGFCATCHGGDVLADDGSMPEGANCGLCHASP